Within Pseudomonadota bacterium, the genomic segment TGACCTTGACAAACGGACCATTGCGGCGCTCTCCTATTTCATGGATGGCCTGTGCTACCAGCTCTTTCCCGACGCCGCTTTCTCCGTAAACAATGACCGGTGCATCTGAGAATGCAGCATTTTCAATCATATCAAAAGTCTGACGCATGGACGGACTGACTCCGATAATGCCGTGAAATCCATCCCGGGATCGCAATTCCTGGCGGAATGCCTCGATCTGGATATCTTTTTCAATTAAATCGGAAATATCCGTAAGTGTGCCCACAGCGCCGATCACGCTTCCGGAGCTGTCTTTCAAAAGCGATGCATTCTGCACCACATTAATAATCCGTCCGTCTCTGGCGCGGATGGTGCATTTACGCGTGTTCAACTCTCCAAAACGAAACAAATCACACCATGGTTTGTCCGCAGAATAATTTTGCCCCTTGCATCCGTTGCATTCCAAAATGCCGCACTCCCTGCCAAGCAGCTCATCCTGATTGTAGCCTGTCATTTTTTCGAAGGCACGGTTTACAGAGACAATGGCACCGCGGGTGCTGACGATCATTATACCATCTTGAATGGTGTTCACCACCGTTTTCCAATACCGGTCCAATTCCTGTTCAGACATAACTGTAAAACATCCTGTAAAGGTTTAACACATGTAAAGGACAAATTTTTATCAGTTTAACAATTTCAGAGCAAGCAGTTTATATGATTCACCTTGGTAATAATTTAGTTAACCTAATGATATCAGATAAAAACAGATAAAAGCTAAAAAGTATTTTTTGGAATGGTCCGAATCTTGCTCTAACCGCTGTAAAATAGGAGGAACTTCAGAGTGAAGGGACAAGTCGACTACATGCTGGATGTTCGAGGAATTATCTCCCCATTCTCTTTATTGAAGGTGTCTTTGATATATCAGCAGATGAAACCCTGCCAGATCATGGAAATCACCGGATGTGATCCGGACATGCAGAGGGACCTGCTTCGAATATTGCCTGATGCATCCTACGAAGTTATTTGCAGGGAACATCAAACAACAGACATGGAAAACATGAAAGTACGTTTGGAAAAAAGAAACCCGATAGACGTCAAGCCGTTGAAATAAGAAGGGAAAAAACATGACTATTCAAAAACGATTACAAAACGGAGAATTCGTCGTTCTGGCGGAAATGAACACACCGAAAGGCGTTGACATTTCGCGGTTTATTACTGACGCCAAGCGCATTAAGGGACGTATTGACAGCATTGTTGTCCCTGACATGGACAACGGCGTGATGCGAATGAGCGCACTTGCCGGCGCTGTTCTGATTCAACAGCAGGGAATAGAGGCAATCATACATATCTATGGACGGGACCGAAACCGGATGGCCCTTCAAGGCGATTTGTTGGCCGCCCATGTTCTGGGTATCAAAAATCTCATCGTGGTCCAGGGAGATGACATGGCTAATAGCGACCATCGGACGGCGATTCCGGTTGATGATCTTGATGAGCTGGGTTTGCTCGCCGCAATCCGGTCCCTTCAGGCCGGAAAAGACCTGGCAGAGTTTGATCTGGACGGACAGCCCGAATTTCATACCGGCTGCCGGCTCTCGCCGTTTGCGGATGATGCCGGGATGAACAGCGAACTGAATATGGCAAAGGATAAAATTGCCGCAGGAGCAGAATTTATCATAACACCGCCGGTGTTTGACATAAATGAGTTTAAGAAATTCATGCAGAAAGCCTCAGATCTCGGTGTACCGGTGATTCCCACAGTCTTTTTGATCAAATCGGTGGCGGTTGCCAGGTATATCGCAACTAATGAACCTGGTGCGCATATTTCCGAAGAGATCATCCGACGCATTCGAAAATCGCCGGACCGTGAAATGGAAGGCATCAAAATCGCCGGAGAAACCATTGCTCAGCTTCGAAAAATGGCGCAGGGCGTTCTTATTCAGGCCATGGGATGGGAACACCGCCTGTCAGCCATTCTGGATGCGGCAGGTATTTGACATGCAACCCTCAAAAAAGAAAAAGAGAAATATGAAAAAAACAGACCCAATTCAAACTATTGACAGGGTTCTGGTGATCGGCGGCGGGGTCGGGGGTATTCGCACGGCGCTGGATCTGGCTGAAGCTCGGAAAAATGTAGTTCTGATCGATAAGGCAAATGCTATCGGAGGACTGATGACGCTTCTGGACCGGACTTTTCCGACCAATAACTGCGACCTTTGCACCCTCTCTCCGACTCTGTCAGAGAGCAGTCGAAACCAGTATATTCAATTGATGACCCTGACAAAAATCGTAAGCCTGGACGGTGAGCCCGGAAATTTTACCGCAACACTGGTAACATCTCCCCGTCATATCGACATGGATAGATGCACCGCCTGCGGGGAATGCCGCAAGCAGTTTCCTGAGTGTGTGGATTTCAATCCGGGCCTTGATCATCGGGCACCAACCTGTATGCGCTATCCCCAGGCCACCCCCCAGGCATTTTCTATTAACATGAGCCGTTGTTCCAATCCTCAGGCAGTTATTGCATGCTGTCCGGCAGGCGCCATTCTTGCTGATGATCCGGAACGTGAAGTCAGGCTCCAGGTGGCGTCAGTAGTACTTGCACAGGGCGCAGAAATATTTGATCCGGCCGGATTAGACAGTTTCAGTTATGGCCATGATCCCGATGTAGTGACAAGCCTGGAATACGAACGCATTCTGTCGGCTTCCGGGCCTACTCAGGGCAAGCTGGTCTGTCCTTCAGACGGCCGGATTCCAGCTAAAATCGCCTGGATTCAGTGTGTGGGATCCCGGGGGCTTCAAAAAGGCGCCGTGTCCTATTGCTCAGGCGTTTGCTGCATGTTTGCACTTAAAGAGGCCATGGTGACCAAAGAGCGCTTTGAAGACAGTATTGATACTGCGATATTTTATATGGACATCCGAACTTTCGGCAAGGACTATGAACGCTATTATGACCGCAGCCGTAACACATCCGGTGTGCGGTTTGTTCGAAGCCGTCCGCACAGCGTATTCCGAAAAAACGGACAGGATCAGCTCAGCATCACCTTTGCGACTGAGGATTCCAGCACGCTTAAGGAAGAGTTGTTTGATATGGTGGTTCTGTCCACCGGCTTTCGGATAACAAATGACCTCCGGCAGACTGCCACTTGCCTTGGAATCGAGCTGAATGGACACGGATTCGCGCAAACCGACGGTTTCGATCCGGTTGTCACATCCCGAAGCGGTGTTTATGTCTGTGGTATGTTTGAAGGTCCTAAGGATATTCCTGAAACCATGATTCAGGCCAGCGCCTCAGCCTGCATGGCCGCAACTCATGTTCCGGCAGCAGCGGCAATCTCCGAGGGCGACAGCGAATTTGTTTCCGAAAGAAATGTGACCGAAGAAGATCCACGGGTAGGAGTGTTTATCTGCGACTGTGGAGAAAATATCGGCGGCGTGATTGATGTTTCCGAACTGGGGGCATTTGCCGCAAAGCTTCCGGGAGTTGCCATTGCGGAGGGTGTAGGACACGGGTGCAGCCGTGAATCCATGAAGCATATCGAGGAGGCGATTGTCAGATACAAACTCAATCGGGTGGTAATCGGCGGATGTTCGCCCCGAACGCACGAAACGCGGTTTCAGGATTTGCTTCGGCGCAGCGGGCTGAATAAATACCTGCTGGAAATCACCAACCTTCGGGATCAGGATACATGGGTTCATAAGGATATGCCAAAAGAAGCCACTGCCAAGGCCAGGCAGTTGATATGGGCATCGGTTCAGTCGGTGAAAAAGGCCAGGGCCCTTGCGGATAACCGCTTGCCAGTCAACCGGGATATTCTGGTCGTGGGCGGAGGCGTAGCGGGCATGAGCGCATCTATGAGATTGGCCGATCAAGGATTTAAGGTTTTTCTGGCAGAGCGGCATTCCATGCTTGGAGGCGTAGCCAATCTTGTACGAAAAACCCTGGACGGCAAAGATGTTCAGCTATTTATTCAGGATCTGATTCAAAAAACTTTGTCCCATCCCAATATTCAGGTGATACTTAATGCATTTATCGTTGATCACAGCGGCATGCCGGGTATGTTTAAAACCGGAATGCAGGTCGGAGCCCGGATGTTTTACCGGCAGATCAGCCATGGCATAACGATTCTGGCAACAGGCGCGCTGCCCAACCGTCCGGAAGGATATTTGCTCGGCCGTCATGCGGCAGTAATGACCCAGCTGGATGCTGATGCGCTGCTGGAGGACATGCCTGCTAAGGTGTCCGACTGGAACAATGTGGTTATGATTCAGTGTGTGGGCTCCCGACTGCCGGATAACCCCAACTGCTCCAGGATCTGCTGCCAGACAGCTATCAAAAATGCTCTCAGGATTCTGGATATCAATCCCGAAGCACGTATTTTCATTCTGTATAGGGATATGCGAACCTACGGATTTCAGGAAGACTATTATCAGACCGCCAGGGAGCGTGGTGTTATCTTTGTCCGGTATGAAGCAGCCCAACCTCCCGAAGTCAGAGAAGCGGAAAAACTCGTGGAAGTCGCCTTTACCGACCCGATACTGGGGCGCCGTATTGAGGTGACTGCTGATGTATTGCTGCTGAGCACCGGCTTTATCAGTGATGATGAATCAAGCGAAGATCTGGCAGCAATTTTTAAAATTCCCCGAACCCCGGATGGGTATTATCTGGAAGACCATATCAAGCTGCGGCCCGTTGATTTTTCCAAGCCCGGGTTTTTCATGGCCGGAACCGCGCATTCTCCACGGTCTATCAGGGAAAGTATTGCTCAGGCTGAGGCTTCGGCTGCCAGAGCCCAGACACTTCTCAGCCGTGACAGCATCAGCATCGGAGCAGCTATTGCCCGGGTCGATTCCAAAAAATGTGCGGCCTGTCTTGTTTGCGTACGGGCCTGTCCGTTTGGGGTTCCATTTATCAATGCGGACGGCTATTCGGAAATTGATCCGTCCAAATGTCATGGCTGCGGCGTGTGCGCCTCTGAATGTCCGGCCAAGGCTATTCAATTAATGCAGTTTGAAGATGACCAGATTCTGGCAAAAATATACGGATTGCTGGAAAGGATGGTGGCATAATGGAAAAATTTGAACCGGTTATTATAGCATTTTGCTGTCATTATTGCGCATATACTGCTGCGGACATGGCCGGAAGTCTGCGATTATGTTATCCGGCCAATGTTAAAATAGTCCGCGTTCCGTGCTCCGGAAAAGTGGATACGATCCATATTCTGAAGGCATTTGAAGGCGGCGCTGATGGCGTCTATGTGGCAGGATGCCTGGAAGGAGACTGTCATTTTAAAAACGGTAATGTCCGGGCAGCCAAACGGGTGGCATATACCCAAAAATTGCTGGACGATATCGGCATCGGCGGCCAAAGGCTGGAAATGGTCAATCTGTCCGCCGGGATGGGGGAGCGTTTTGCTGAAATTGCCCGGCAAATCACTGAAAAAATCCGGAAGTTGGGACCCAACCCAATCCGAAATTTGACCCGGCCGTTGTCCGAGGCCTCGGTCCATATATCAAAGGAGTTACCATTACAATGATTACAGCGGAACCTAAACCCCTGGAGGAAATCATTGAATATATCCGGCCTTTTCAGAAAATTCTGCTGGTCGGATGCAACGAGTGCGTAACGGTTTGTTCTGCCGGTGGTCGCAAGGAAGTCGGCATACTGTCCTCATTGTTGCAGATGTCATTTCTCAAGCAGGGAAAAAATTTGCAGATTCGGGAGCACACCCTGGAACGTCAGTGTGATCCGGAATATATTGAAGAACTTACGCCTATGATCGATGGTGTGGATGCCATAATGTCCATGGCCTGCGGGTGCGGTGTACAAGAGATAAGCCGCCGGTTTAAGGATAAACCGGTGTTTCCCGCGATCAACACAAAATTTATGGGCGCATCGGAACGGCAGGGAGTGTGGGCCGAACGGTGCCAGGGATGTGGTGACTGCCTGCTGGGCATTACCGGAGGCATCTGTCCGATCAGCAGGTGTTCAAAGCAGTTGATGAACGGTCCCTGCGGCGGTTCCACGACCGGGAAATGTGAAATCAGCCCGGACGTTGACTGTGCCTGGCAGTTGATCTGGGATCGGCTCAAGGCGCTGGGATTGGAAGACCGGTATGAACGGATCATCCCGGCCAAGGATTGGAGACCTGGACGGGGCGCCGGCCCCCGCAAAATTATCAGAGAGGATTTGGCAGAATGAAAACCGAAAGCGTACTCGAAAAAGTTTTAAAATCCGGCAATCTTGCAGTAACATCGGAATGCGGCCCACCGCGGGGAGCAGTGCCGGAAAAGGTCCGACAAAAAGCCGAATTACTAAGAGGTTATGTCGATGCGGTCAATGTCACGGATAATCAAACCGCCATGGTTCGCATGTCCAGCTTTGCAGCCGGTGTTATTTTACGGCAGATGGGTCTTCACCCGATTCTTCAGATGGTTACGCGTGATCGAAACCGGCTGGCTATGCAATCCGATATTATCGGAGCGTATTCCCATGACATCAATAACATGATTTGCCTTTCCGGTGATCATCCGAAATTTGGCGATCATCCCATGGCTGCAAGCGTTCATGACATCGACTCCATCCAGTTTGTACAGATGGTGAAAAAAATGCGGGATGAAGGAAAATTCCAGGGCGGTGCGGATATTGAAAATGCACCAAAAATGTTTATAGGTGCGGCTGCTAATCCCTTTGCCGACCCTTTTGAACTCCGGGTTGCCCGTCTGGCCAAAAAAGTGGCTGCCGGTGCAGATTTTATTCAGACCCAGTGCATTTATAATCTGGACAAGTTTGAGAAATGGATGGAAGGGGTTCGAAGCCGCGGCCTCCACGAAAAAACTTATATTCTGGCCGGTGTTACTCCTATTAAAACTGTAGGTATGGCCCGGTATATGAAAAACAAAGTGCCGGGCATGGATGTTCCTCAGGAAGTAGTGGACCGCATGGCCGGTGTTCCCAAGGAAAAACAGGCTGAAGAAGGCATTAAAATCTGTGTGGAAACCATCGAACGCCTTAAACAGGTCAAAGGTGTCGCAGGATTTCATATCATGGCTATCGAATGGGAGCAGAAAGTGCCGGAAATTGTGGAACGGGCAGGGCTTTATCCCCGCCCGGATATTGGGGTTTAAGAAGTATCCGAACTTCAAACAAAGTTACGGATAATTGAAAATCATATCTTTTTAATACTGTTTAACATTGGATTATAAAACGGAGATAAAAACATGAGTGACAAAAAACTTATTCTTGTAGTGGACGATGATCCGGATCTGGTCGAATCCCTGGCTATGAAGCTGGAAAGCGAAAATTTCCGGGTGGCAAAAGCCTATGATGGTGTGGAAGCAATGGATCAGATCAAAAAAGATCGGCCGGCTTTAATCATTCTCGATGTCATGATGCCGAGAAAAACCGGTTATCAACTTTGCGAAGAGCTGAAGAAATCCGAAGAAACCAAAGGCATTGTTATCCTTCTGCTTACCGCAGTGGCTGAGGCTGTGACTTCCACCAGCTATACCCACTGGGAAGGTAAAAGCACACTGGCTGATGACTATATCCCAAAACCGGTCGATCTGGAAAAGCTGATGGAAATTGTCAGGGATTATCTTTCTTAAGCAATGAATCCGACCCTATCCAAATTGCCCATTGGCGGCCTTAAACTGAGTTCGGAGCTGGTCCAGATTCGTCTGCTTCCGAACTCTGATTTTTCCGTAAATGAGATGTTCAGCCGTCTGGCTGAACATAAGATCAATGTAACGATTGTGTCCCTGGATGCCACGGATGATCAACTGACGGGAATCGGCTGTATTTTAGCCGAAGACCGTGCGCTGGCCGAACGCGCGCTTTTGCCGCTTGCAGCCGCCATCGACATGCTTTCACCGGTCGGTGCGATAACAATTTTCCCTCATCAGTCCAGGCTTTTGCTCATCGAAAAAATCTTATCTGCCATGGTTCAGGATGGATTGCCGGTTTATGGCATCGCATCCTCCCATTCGGCTCTGACACTAACCACCGATTACCGCCAGCTCGACAATGCGGTTTCCGCTGTTAGCCGTATTGTATCGCTGCCGGAAAACCATGCGCCGTTTCGGCCTGAATTCAGGGTAAAGCAAATCTGATGGAAACTTTTGCAGTTTACTGGGAACCCATTATAAAGACTTACGATATAACCGAACGCACCGGACTGAGTTTGATCTCTTTCGATTTGGAATTTAACCGGATCTGTGATAAAGAGAGCTGGCTGACTAAAATCGCATCCAGGTTAGATGGTTCGCTGATATTGATTTTTTCAAGACCGGCATTGCCGTCAGGTCTTCGTCTTCATCTGCTTTTTGATAGATCCCTTAAAAGGGTTGAGAAAATTAACTCGGTTGAGGATAAAATGCAGACTGCTCAATCTATGGATATAAATCTTGATAATTCTGACGGTGTCTTTTCAGGACTGCGGATTGATAATCCGGTGGAACTAGTTTATTTTCAGGGCCCGCATTACGGGGACCGCTACGGCATTGTGAATGCGGCAATAACAGTTCTGGCTGAACGCAAAGTGCCTCTTATTGCCGCTGTCTGCACCGGTGCATCGGTATATCTGATCACCCCCGCAGGAAAGGCACGCGAAGCCAAAAATGCCCTCGGACAAGCGTTCAGCACACCAAAAACCGGCAAAAGTGAACCCAAAAAGTGAATTTGAAACTGCCACAGAAAATTGACTGGAGACCACGGGTCTTTGACTCACTGTCTTTCCCTACCCTGATTATGGACTGTAACGGCACTGTTGTATCAGTCAATCAGAAACTGCTTGAAAAATATCATATTTTAAAATCCCAAGTCGTTGGAAAATCCTGCAAGGAAATTTTTCGCAATTTATTTGATGATCCTGATCTTCCTTGCCACCAGGAAACGTGCCCCCTGGATAAAACCATTGCCGAGGGTGTGGGCCACTCCGTTTTGAGACAGATTGAGAGGCAAAATGGTAGCAAGTATTGGGAGGATCGGGTCTTTTCCCCCATTCTGGACGATGCCGGAAATGTTATATATGTGATAGAGTCGATTCGGGATGTGACCCGGACCAAGGCGCTGGAAAATGTTCTACACGACATTCGGGTATTCATGAACCGGCTCGTTCAAAGCTCAGCCAGTGCGATATTGTCTGCGGACCGGTCTGGACGTATTCTGCTGATGAATGAAGCTGCTGAGGAACTGTTCGGCTATGACTTCGATCATACCGCAAATATCAGCGTCGTCGATTTGTACCCTCAGGGAGTAGCCCGGGAAATTATGAAGAAACTGCGGGATGATGATTACGGGGGACGCGGAAAACTCCCGGCAACCCATGTCCACATCCTGACAGCCAGGGGAGAAGCTGTTCCTGTGGAAATGACCGGGGCAATTATTTATGAAGGAGACAATACTGAAACAGCGACCATGGGGATTTACAATGATATCCGGGAACGATTGGCCCTGCAGGACGCCCAGTCCCAGTTGGATCAATCCGAAAAAATGGCGTCTCTGGGCAGGCTGGCGGCCGGGGTTGCGCATGAAATCAACAACCCTTTAACCGGCATCCTGATGTACGGCAACCTGATGAAGGAAAAGATGGAACCGGATCACCCGTTACAGTCAAACATCACCTATATTCTGGAGGACGCGGAACGATGCCGGGAGATCGTGAAGAATCTTTTGGCCTACAGCCGTCAATCCGGTACATCGCAGGAACGTTTTTCAATAAATGTCATGGTAGAAGAAAGCCTTCGCCTGATTCGGGATCAAAGCCTGTTTATGAATCTCACTACTCAAAAAGAGTTTTCTGATGAGTGTATGATGGTTAAGGCGGACCAGAACAAAATGTGCCAGGTTGTTATAAATCTTGTAATAAACGCTATTGATGCCATGAATCCAAACGGAACTCTGACGCTGAAAACATACCGAAGTGACGATCAGAAAAGAGCATGCCTGGAAATAACAGATACCGGGTGCGGCATTCCGGCTGAAGATCGTTTACGGATATTTGATCCGTTTTTTACGACCAAAGACCCTGGTAAGGGAACCGGTTTGGGACTGAGCACCGCGTATGGCATTATTAAAGACAACAAAGGTGACATCGTCATCAAAGAAACCGGTCCCGGAGGAACTACCTTTCTGGTGGAGTTGCCGCTGGACACGGATTCAATGGAATTGATGTCGATTGGATAAAAAGTAGAAAGCATAAGGATTGGAATGACAACTGAAGCACTAGTTCAAACAAATTATACACCCGGAATCCTGGTTGTGGATGACGAGGTCAGAATCCGGGATGCATGCAAGCTGGTTCTGGAAGATTGTGGGTACGGAGTATGTGTTGCTGCTACCGGTGCAGAAGGTCTTGAATTGATACGGGACCGACATTTCGATATAATTCTTCTGGATCTGATGATGCCGGAGATGTCCGGCTTTGATGTATTGGCCAAGGTTAAGGCTTTACATCCGGACACCGTGATAATTGTAATTACCGGATATGCAACGCTGGAGCACTCGCTTGATGCCATGAAAAAAGGGGCGTTTGATTTTATCCCTAAACCTTTTACTCCGGAACATCTTCGTGCCACCATTGCCAAAGCTATCTATTATACACAAACTCTTCGTGATATTTCAGATTCCCGTTCACGGCTTCGAACCCTTGTGAACCGGATTTCGGACGGCGTGATGTGCACCAATCACGAGCATCAGGTTGTGCTGGCCAATCCGGCATTTTTACGGATGGTTGGATGCGCTGCCGAATCGGTGATCGGGAGGTGTACGAACGAATTCATCAACATTTCAAGGATTCGGGAGATGATTCAGGAAACGCTTAACATGAACGATTCAAAATCCATGGAATTGGCAGAAGAAATCCCGGTTTATGGTGATAGAAAGTCCGAAGAGATGATCCTGAATGTCCGGTGCGCCCCATTTCGGGATCGCACCGGCAGAAACATAGGCGTCATTACCGTACTGCACGACATCACCACGCTCAAAAAAATGGACCGTATGAAATCGGAATTTGTGTCCATGGTGAGCCATGAGATTAGAAGCCCGATGAACTCGGTATTGATGCAGATTCAGGTCATTCTGGACGGACTGGCAGGGGAACTGACCGAAAAGCAGCGGGACATTTTAACACGGGCTCATATGAAAATTGAAAACCTATCCAATATGACAACCGAACTGCTTGACCTGGCGCGGATCGAGTCCGGCTTGATCACCCTGGAGCGGGAGTCCGTTGGTATGGCAGACGTTATCCGGGATCAGATCACTTTTTATCTCCCCTTGGCTGCATCCGCATCCATCGAGATGGATATAGATATTCCTGAAGAGCTGCCGCCTGTACTGGCGAACCGTCGGAACATGGAAGAAGTTCTGTCCAACCTTATTACAAATGCGATTAAGTACAGCCCCGGCGGCTGTCGGATCACGGTTTCAGCATCTATCGCCAA encodes:
- a CDS encoding methylenetetrahydrofolate reductase, which codes for MTIQKRLQNGEFVVLAEMNTPKGVDISRFITDAKRIKGRIDSIVVPDMDNGVMRMSALAGAVLIQQQGIEAIIHIYGRDRNRMALQGDLLAAHVLGIKNLIVVQGDDMANSDHRTAIPVDDLDELGLLAAIRSLQAGKDLAEFDLDGQPEFHTGCRLSPFADDAGMNSELNMAKDKIAAGAEFIITPPVFDINEFKKFMQKASDLGVPVIPTVFLIKSVAVARYIATNEPGAHISEEIIRRIRKSPDREMEGIKIAGETIAQLRKMAQGVLIQAMGWEHRLSAILDAAGI
- a CDS encoding FAD-dependent oxidoreductase, with amino-acid sequence MKKTDPIQTIDRVLVIGGGVGGIRTALDLAEARKNVVLIDKANAIGGLMTLLDRTFPTNNCDLCTLSPTLSESSRNQYIQLMTLTKIVSLDGEPGNFTATLVTSPRHIDMDRCTACGECRKQFPECVDFNPGLDHRAPTCMRYPQATPQAFSINMSRCSNPQAVIACCPAGAILADDPEREVRLQVASVVLAQGAEIFDPAGLDSFSYGHDPDVVTSLEYERILSASGPTQGKLVCPSDGRIPAKIAWIQCVGSRGLQKGAVSYCSGVCCMFALKEAMVTKERFEDSIDTAIFYMDIRTFGKDYERYYDRSRNTSGVRFVRSRPHSVFRKNGQDQLSITFATEDSSTLKEELFDMVVLSTGFRITNDLRQTATCLGIELNGHGFAQTDGFDPVVTSRSGVYVCGMFEGPKDIPETMIQASASACMAATHVPAAAAISEGDSEFVSERNVTEEDPRVGVFICDCGENIGGVIDVSELGAFAAKLPGVAIAEGVGHGCSRESMKHIEEAIVRYKLNRVVIGGCSPRTHETRFQDLLRRSGLNKYLLEITNLRDQDTWVHKDMPKEATAKARQLIWASVQSVKKARALADNRLPVNRDILVVGGGVAGMSASMRLADQGFKVFLAERHSMLGGVANLVRKTLDGKDVQLFIQDLIQKTLSHPNIQVILNAFIVDHSGMPGMFKTGMQVGARMFYRQISHGITILATGALPNRPEGYLLGRHAAVMTQLDADALLEDMPAKVSDWNNVVMIQCVGSRLPDNPNCSRICCQTAIKNALRILDINPEARIFILYRDMRTYGFQEDYYQTARERGVIFVRYEAAQPPEVREAEKLVEVAFTDPILGRRIEVTADVLLLSTGFISDDESSEDLAAIFKIPRTPDGYYLEDHIKLRPVDFSKPGFFMAGTAHSPRSIRESIAQAEASAARAQTLLSRDSISIGAAIARVDSKKCAACLVCVRACPFGVPFINADGYSEIDPSKCHGCGVCASECPAKAIQLMQFEDDQILAKIYGLLERMVA
- a CDS encoding hydrogenase iron-sulfur subunit; translated protein: MEKFEPVIIAFCCHYCAYTAADMAGSLRLCYPANVKIVRVPCSGKVDTIHILKAFEGGADGVYVAGCLEGDCHFKNGNVRAAKRVAYTQKLLDDIGIGGQRLEMVNLSAGMGERFAEIARQITEKIRKLGPNPIRNLTRPLSEASVHISKELPLQ
- a CDS encoding methylenetetrahydrofolate reductase C-terminal domain-containing protein — protein: MITAEPKPLEEIIEYIRPFQKILLVGCNECVTVCSAGGRKEVGILSSLLQMSFLKQGKNLQIREHTLERQCDPEYIEELTPMIDGVDAIMSMACGCGVQEISRRFKDKPVFPAINTKFMGASERQGVWAERCQGCGDCLLGITGGICPISRCSKQLMNGPCGGSTTGKCEISPDVDCAWQLIWDRLKALGLEDRYERIIPAKDWRPGRGAGPRKIIREDLAE
- a CDS encoding methylenetetrahydrofolate reductase; this translates as MKTESVLEKVLKSGNLAVTSECGPPRGAVPEKVRQKAELLRGYVDAVNVTDNQTAMVRMSSFAAGVILRQMGLHPILQMVTRDRNRLAMQSDIIGAYSHDINNMICLSGDHPKFGDHPMAASVHDIDSIQFVQMVKKMRDEGKFQGGADIENAPKMFIGAAANPFADPFELRVARLAKKVAAGADFIQTQCIYNLDKFEKWMEGVRSRGLHEKTYILAGVTPIKTVGMARYMKNKVPGMDVPQEVVDRMAGVPKEKQAEEGIKICVETIERLKQVKGVAGFHIMAIEWEQKVPEIVERAGLYPRPDIGV
- a CDS encoding response regulator, which translates into the protein MSDKKLILVVDDDPDLVESLAMKLESENFRVAKAYDGVEAMDQIKKDRPALIILDVMMPRKTGYQLCEELKKSEETKGIVILLLTAVAEAVTSTSYTHWEGKSTLADDYIPKPVDLEKLMEIVRDYLS
- a CDS encoding PAS domain S-box protein, yielding MDCNGTVVSVNQKLLEKYHILKSQVVGKSCKEIFRNLFDDPDLPCHQETCPLDKTIAEGVGHSVLRQIERQNGSKYWEDRVFSPILDDAGNVIYVIESIRDVTRTKALENVLHDIRVFMNRLVQSSASAILSADRSGRILLMNEAAEELFGYDFDHTANISVVDLYPQGVAREIMKKLRDDDYGGRGKLPATHVHILTARGEAVPVEMTGAIIYEGDNTETATMGIYNDIRERLALQDAQSQLDQSEKMASLGRLAAGVAHEINNPLTGILMYGNLMKEKMEPDHPLQSNITYILEDAERCREIVKNLLAYSRQSGTSQERFSINVMVEESLRLIRDQSLFMNLTTQKEFSDECMMVKADQNKMCQVVINLVINAIDAMNPNGTLTLKTYRSDDQKRACLEITDTGCGIPAEDRLRIFDPFFTTKDPGKGTGLGLSTAYGIIKDNKGDIVIKETGPGGTTFLVELPLDTDSMELMSIG
- a CDS encoding response regulator: MTTEALVQTNYTPGILVVDDEVRIRDACKLVLEDCGYGVCVAATGAEGLELIRDRHFDIILLDLMMPEMSGFDVLAKVKALHPDTVIIVITGYATLEHSLDAMKKGAFDFIPKPFTPEHLRATIAKAIYYTQTLRDISDSRSRLRTLVNRISDGVMCTNHEHQVVLANPAFLRMVGCAAESVIGRCTNEFINISRIREMIQETLNMNDSKSMELAEEIPVYGDRKSEEMILNVRCAPFRDRTGRNIGVITVLHDITTLKKMDRMKSEFVSMVSHEIRSPMNSVLMQIQVILDGLAGELTEKQRDILTRAHMKIENLSNMTTELLDLARIESGLITLERESVGMADVIRDQITFYLPLAASASIEMDIDIPEELPPVLANRRNMEEVLSNLITNAIKYSPGGCRITVSASIANDYLHIRVKDTGMGISAEDQHRIFDRFYRVKDKKTRYINGTGLGLVIVKSILESHQGRIKIESQEGEGSTFSVFLPILTG